In the Helicobacter cetorum MIT 99-5656 genome, CCCCTGTTAGGGCGATAGCGTTTTTTAAAATCATTTTAAGATTTGATAATACCTTTAAAAACTTCTTGTAAATTCTTAGGTAGAGCAAACGAAGCCCTATGAATATCTTCGTTGTAGTATCTTACATTTTCTAAAGTCTCTATTTTCTGCGTGCTTAAATCTTTCAAAGGGTGGATTTCTTTAGAAGCATAAATATAACCCTTATTACTCAATATCCTTAAAGGAGCTACAAAAGGCATAACAATAGGAAAAAACTCGCCCATGTTTTTGAGAGCATTTTGCATGCTAACATGCTCTAATAGGGGGTGTTTAGCTACAGAAATCAACACGCCATCTTTTTGAAGCATTCTTTTAAGGGCATCTATTTGGTGTGTGTTGGGTTCTTCTAAACAAAAAATCAAATCATACTTTTTAATCTCTAAGTCTAGGAGCTGTTTAGCATGCGTAAAATTCTTATCGTTTTTGACTTCATGAAAATGGGGGAAAAAACTAATAAAACTATCTAAAATTTTTTCATCAGCTTGCACAAAATCTATATGTGTTTCGTATTTAAAAAGCTGGTGGGCTAATTCTAAATCAAAGCCCCCTATGATTAAAACTTGGTGGAGTTCTCTCTTGGTGCAACCCCCCATATGAGCGAGTAATTCACTTTCAATGTGTAAGAAATTTTTAAATAACAACTGATGGTTTAACATAGCGATTTCGCCAAAATCCTTAGACTTAAAAATCTCCAAAATGTTTTGTTCGCTTCTTACATCTAATAATTTAGCTTCTATAGTGTATTCTTTACGCAAATACGGCGTGATTTCTTGGGTTATCCACATGAATATTCCTTTAATAATATTAGATTATTTGATTTGTGATGTATTTTTACAAATAATAACATACTACCCAAAATATCTAAACCATTACCATACAGACCCCATTTTCACTTAAGACATTCTAAAAACAATTCCGTATAGCTCTTAAAACGCCCTTTTTTAAAATCTAAATTAATGCTAATAGCTCTGTGTTGACTATCTAGTTTATCCACAGAACGCTTTTTTAACACCATTTGACACTTTTGAATGTTTATCGCACTCACATCTCTATCCCCTAGTATCAAATAAACATTATCGCTCTTTTTTTCTAACTGAAACGCTTCATAAAAGGGTCTTAAGCTAAGATTACTTTTATTCTTGGTGTAAACATACGAAAAGATTTTGCCCTTAAGTTGCATGATTTGAGTTTTAGTGTTATCAAAGGCAAAAGTTTGGATTTGTCGCTCTTTATTGTGTTTGTTTTGTTGATTCAAAAAACGCTTCAAAGCCTTAGATTTCACTTCTATAAAAAACTTACTGCCATTTTTACTAACCATAACATCTCTGTCCTTTAAAGGGTAAAAGCTCTGTTGTGAGTATTCAATCCATTTTATCCCCTTTCTAGGTTGGTATAAAAACGGACTTTTTTCCTTATCTCTAGTGTTTTGTTCATTCAATAAATACAAGGAAGTTTCTTCGTTTAAAAAGTCTTCTTGGTTATAGACTGATTGAGCATTAGTCTCATCTGTAGTTCTATAGCTCTCATCTTTCAAAAGTGATTCGCTGATGACTTTATAATCAGAGTCCACATAACTAGGGCGTCTAGAACCATCATTTTCATGCTGATGAACTCGTTTTTGCATCTTTATAAAACTCTCTTGTGAGCAAGCTAGAAAACACCCTACAACAATCATGACTACGCCCATTTTTTTCACCAAAAACAATGCTAGACCCTTATTTAAGCTTTAATCACTATAATTTTAATCTAATTTTGATTAAAGTGAAACTACAAAACAGATGAAAACAAATCATAAAACTTTAAAAACCATTGCCATTTTAGGGCAACCTAATGTAGGCAAAAGCTCTTTATTTAACCGCCTAGCTAAAGAAAGAATCGCTATCACTTCTGATTTTGCCGGCACCACACGAGATATTAATAGGCGAAAGATTTTCCTAAATGAAAGCGAAGTGGAGTTGCTAGACACAGGCGGAATGGATAAAAATGTTGTTCTATCTAAAGAAATCAAAACCTTTAATTTAAAAGCCGCTCAAATGAGCGATTTGATTTTGTATGTCGTAGATGGTAAATCTATCCCAGATGATGATGATATTAAGCTTTTTAGAGAAATTTTTAAAATCAATCCTAATTGCTTTTTAGTTATCAACAAAATTGATAATGACAGAGAAAAAGAGCGTGCATATGCGTTTGCTTCTTTTGGTGTTTCAAGCCACAGAAGCTTCAATATCTCAGTCTCACACAACAGGGGCATAAACACATTGATTAATGCCATATTGAATGAATTAAATCTCTTGCCAAATTTAAAAGAAGATGATGATTTAGATATTTTAGAAAGCTTAGAAGCCCCTATCATTGAAAACAAAGAATTAGAAAGCGAAAATGAAGAAGAAATCATTCAGGTAGGTATTATCGGACGGGTGAATGTAGGCAAAAGCTCGCTACTAAACGCGCTCACACAAAAAGAAAGAAGCATTGTCTCTAATCTCGCTGGCACAACCATTGACCCTATAGATGAAACCATTCTAGTAGAAAATCAAAAAATTTGCTTTGTAGATACTGCTGGTATTAGACATAGGGGCAAAATTTTAGGCATTGAAAAATACGCCCTAGAACGCACCAAAAAAGCCTTAGAAAAATCTCATATCGTGCTGTTAGTTTTAGATGTGAGTGCTCCTTTTGTAGAATTAGATGAAAAGATTAGCTCTTTAGCTGATAAACACTCCTTAGGTATCATTCTTATTTTAAATAAATGGGATATTCGCTACGCCCCTTATGAAGAGATTATGGCTACTTTGAAGCGAAAATTCCGCTTTTTAGAATACGCCCCCATTATCACAACAAGTTGCTTAAAAACACGCCACATTGATGAAATCAAGCATAAAATTATAGAAGTCTATCAATATTTTTCTAAACGTATTCCTACAAGCTTGCTTAATAGTGTGATTACTCAAGCCACTCAAAAGCACCCCCTACCAAGTGATGGTGGCAAACTCGTTAAAATTTATTATGCCACGCAATTTGACACTAAACCCCCACAATTCTCACTAGTGATGAATCGCCCCAAAGCCTTGCACTTCAGCTACAAACGCTATTTAATTAACACCCTAAGAAAAGAATTTAATTTTCTAGGCACACCCTTAATCATCAATGCCAAGGATAAAAAGAGCGAGAAGACTAATTCTTGATATTAAGACCAGCCCCCCATTAAATAGCGTTACCTTGCTTGATTTATCTTTAGGATTTGATTATAATTGCGACTCATAGTAAGTCAAGCAAAGTGGTAAATCGCTTGTGTTTTGAACATTTATTAAAAAGGGGTTATTCAAAATGAATAAATCAGAGTTTATTGATTTAGTTAAGGAATCAGGTGAGTTTGGCAGTAAAAAAGAAGCAGAAAATGCAATAAACGCCTTTACATTAGCGGTAGAGACAGCCTTAAGCAAGGGTGAGAGCGTAGAATTAATCGGTTTTGGAAAGTTTGAGACCGCAGAACAAAAAGGTAAAGAAGGTAAAGTTCCTGGAACTGGTAAAACTTATAAGACAGAAGATAAGCGGGTGCCTAAATTCAAGCCTGGCAAGATTCTTAAACAAAAGGTTGAAGAGGGCAAGTAAGCCTTTTTTAGCCCGCTTATTTTTTTCTGTAATACTGAATGTCCTTGTAGCTCAGCTGGATAGAGCGTACGATTCCTAATCGTAAGGTCGTGGGTTCGAATCCCGCCAAGGACACCACCTTGAAGAGTTCAGTTCTTTTCTCAATAAATTTTTTACCCTAGATAGACCATTTGATTAGGCGGATTTATATTTCCCCAATCCTATTTTTCCCCCATTCCTTTGAAACACAAATCAAACTTGTCATTTTCTAACTTTTACAACTTAATTAAACATGACAAATCAATCCAAAAATGATATAATATCCCCAATGAACTCACATTAAGGACAACATTCATGCGTTTACATTCTGCCTTTCTCGGTATTAATTCATTGCTTGTGGTAACTCTTTTGATGAGTGGTTGCAGTCTTTTTAAAAAACGCAACTCTGGCAACGCTCAACTTATTCCCCCTTCAGCTAATGGATTGCAAGCCCCCATTTATCCTCCGACTAATTTTACCCCTAGAAAGAGCGTTCAGCCCTTTCCAAGCTCTCGTCTTGAAAACAATAACCAGCCAATCATTAGTTCTAATCCTACTAATGCCATTCCTAACACCCCTATTCTTACGCCTAATAATGTTATTGAGTTGAGTGCTGTGGGTATGGGTGTCGCTCCAGAGTCTACTATTTCGCCTTCACAAGCTCTGGCTCTAGCCAAGCGAGCGGCTATCGTGGATGGCTATCGTCAGTTAGGTGAAAAAATGTATGGCATTAGAGTGAACGCTCAAGACACCGTGAAGGATATGATTTTACAAAATTCTGTGATTAAAACTAAGGTGAACGCCCTTATTCGTAACGCTGAAATCACTGAGACCATCTATAAAGACGGCTTGTGTCAAGTGAGCATGGAGCTTAAATTAGATGGTAGGATTTGGTATCGTATTTTAAGCGGAGCTAGAGGATAGACTTCAATACGCTTCATAAAATATCGCATGCAATATTTAAAAAGTGCTTTTTTATTGTTTTTCCTAGCACTCTTTTTTGTCTCTTGCTCCAAACACCCCTTTTCTAAGCAAACCCCAAAAACAAGAGCACAAATCAAAGCTAATGAAGAACACAAAAAAAGGCAAGAGACCTTAAACGCCCTACGGCAATTCAAACTTATTTATATTAACACGCCTGTTTTTCGCTTCTATGACTACGGCACAATTAAAACCGATAAAAGCCATAATATTGAAATAACGCTTTACAAACTCAGTCAAAAGGTGGGTGATATTTTTATGACCAAACGCACGATTTGTTTCACTCGCAAATGCTCCGCTAAGTGGCTCGTTGCAAGAGATTTGTTTGGCAAGGTGAGTTATGCTGACTTATTTGATGATATTGTTTTAGGAAGAGATATTTTTAAGGGTTTAGGCAAACGCCATTTAACCCCTGAATATGTGATTCAAAGGTTTCAAAAAAGTGGGGATATTATTTTATACGAACGCAAAAAAGGACTGATTTCGTTTCAAAATTTAACCCAGCGTATCGCCATTAGAATTGAGCAATACGAGCCTTCTTTACAAGATTTAGAAGACAATGAAAATGCCGACAAAGAACTTCCATGAAAAAGCTTTTGACTTCTTTTTTTCCACTCTGCTGTATTAAAAAACTTAAAAAACGCCATTTAATCGCCTTAGGCTTACCCTTACTTTCTTATGCAAATGGCTTTAAGGTTCAAGAGCAAAGTTTAAATGGCACCGCTTTAGGTTCTGCGTATGTAGCTGGTGCTAGGGGTGCTGATGCAACCTTTTATAATCCGGCTAATATGGGTTTTATGAACGACTGGGGCGAGAATAAGAGCGAATTTGAAATGACAACCACTGTGATTAACATTCCAGCCTTTTCATTCAAGGTTCCTACGACTAATCAGGGTTTGTATTCGGTTACTAGCCTAGAAATAGATAAAAAGCAACAAAATATCATGGGTATTATAAACACTATCGGATTAGGCAATATTATTAAAGCACTCGGTAGTGCCGCAGGTAAGGACGGCTTATCAGCAGCCATAAACCGCATTCAAGGACTAATGAACTTAACGAATCAAAAAGTGGTAACGCTCTCTTCTGTGCCGGACACTCAAATTGTCAATGGCTGGACAAACACGACTAATTTTGTCCTACCCAAATTCTTTTACAAGACCCGCACGCATAATGGCTTTACTTTTGGGGGGAGTTTCACTGCTCCTAGTGGCTTAGGCATGAAATGGAATGGCAAGGGGGGAGAATTTTTGCGTGATGTCTTCATTATGATGGTAGAGCTTGCCCCTAGCATGAGCTATACGATTAACAATCGTTTTTCTGTAGGCTTAGGTCTAAGGGGACTTTATGCGACTGGGAGCTTTAATAACACCGTTTATGTGCCTTTAGAAGGCGATTCCGTTCTTACGGCCGAGCAAATCCTAAGCCTACCGAATGATGTTTTTGCAAATCAAGTGCCAAAAAACATGATGTCATTACTAGGGGGCATCGGTTACCAACCTGCCCTTAATTGCCAAAAAGCTGGCGGAGATATAAACACTCAAAGCTGTCAAGAGTTTTATAGTGGTTTGAAACAAATCATGAGTTATAGCGGATTAGTGAAAGCGAGTGCGAGTCTTTATGGCACCACCAAAGTCGTGCAACAATCTAATGGAAAAGGCATGTCGGGGGGGTATAGACTAGCTGGAAGTTTGCGGGTGTTTGAAAATGGCATGTTTTCTGTAGTGTATAATTCTTCTGTAACTTTTAATATGAAAGGCGGTTTGGTCGCTATCACACAGCTTGGTCCTTCTCTAGGGAATGTGCTAACTAAAGGGAATTTAAATATTAATGTCTCATTACCACAAACTTTGAGTTTAGCATACGCTCATCAATTTTTCAAAGACCATTTAAGGGTAGAAGGGGTGTTTGAACGCACCTT is a window encoding:
- a CDS encoding HU family DNA-binding protein translates to MNKSEFIDLVKESGEFGSKKEAENAINAFTLAVETALSKGESVELIGFGKFETAEQKGKEGKVPGTGKTYKTEDKRVPKFKPGKILKQKVEEGK
- a CDS encoding spermidine synthase gives rise to the protein MWITQEITPYLRKEYTIEAKLLDVRSEQNILEIFKSKDFGEIAMLNHQLLFKNFLHIESELLAHMGGCTKRELHQVLIIGGFDLELAHQLFKYETHIDFVQADEKILDSFISFFPHFHEVKNDKNFTHAKQLLDLEIKKYDLIFCLEEPNTHQIDALKRMLQKDGVLISVAKHPLLEHVSMQNALKNMGEFFPIVMPFVAPLRILSNKGYIYASKEIHPLKDLSTQKIETLENVRYYNEDIHRASFALPKNLQEVFKGIIKS
- the der gene encoding ribosome biogenesis GTPase Der, with the translated sequence MKTNHKTLKTIAILGQPNVGKSSLFNRLAKERIAITSDFAGTTRDINRRKIFLNESEVELLDTGGMDKNVVLSKEIKTFNLKAAQMSDLILYVVDGKSIPDDDDIKLFREIFKINPNCFLVINKIDNDREKERAYAFASFGVSSHRSFNISVSHNRGINTLINAILNELNLLPNLKEDDDLDILESLEAPIIENKELESENEEEIIQVGIIGRVNVGKSSLLNALTQKERSIVSNLAGTTIDPIDETILVENQKICFVDTAGIRHRGKILGIEKYALERTKKALEKSHIVLLVLDVSAPFVELDEKISSLADKHSLGIILILNKWDIRYAPYEEIMATLKRKFRFLEYAPIITTSCLKTRHIDEIKHKIIEVYQYFSKRIPTSLLNSVITQATQKHPLPSDGGKLVKIYYATQFDTKPPQFSLVMNRPKALHFSYKRYLINTLRKEFNFLGTPLIINAKDKKSEKTNS
- a CDS encoding OmpP1/FadL family transporter, which produces MTSFFPLCCIKKLKKRHLIALGLPLLSYANGFKVQEQSLNGTALGSAYVAGARGADATFYNPANMGFMNDWGENKSEFEMTTTVINIPAFSFKVPTTNQGLYSVTSLEIDKKQQNIMGIINTIGLGNIIKALGSAAGKDGLSAAINRIQGLMNLTNQKVVTLSSVPDTQIVNGWTNTTNFVLPKFFYKTRTHNGFTFGGSFTAPSGLGMKWNGKGGEFLRDVFIMMVELAPSMSYTINNRFSVGLGLRGLYATGSFNNTVYVPLEGDSVLTAEQILSLPNDVFANQVPKNMMSLLGGIGYQPALNCQKAGGDINTQSCQEFYSGLKQIMSYSGLVKASASLYGTTKVVQQSNGKGMSGGYRLAGSLRVFENGMFSVVYNSSVTFNMKGGLVAITQLGPSLGNVLTKGNLNINVSLPQTLSLAYAHQFFKDHLRVEGVFERTFWSQGNKFLVTPDFANATYRGLSGTVASLNAETLKKMVALANFKSVMNMGAGWRDTNTFRLGVTYMGRSLRLMGAINYDQAPSPQDAIGIPDSNGYTIAFGTKYNFRGFDLGLGGSFTFKSNRSSLYQSPTIGQLRIFSASLGYRW
- a CDS encoding LPP20 family lipoprotein, which produces MRLHSAFLGINSLLVVTLLMSGCSLFKKRNSGNAQLIPPSANGLQAPIYPPTNFTPRKSVQPFPSSRLENNNQPIISSNPTNAIPNTPILTPNNVIELSAVGMGVAPESTISPSQALALAKRAAIVDGYRQLGEKMYGIRVNAQDTVKDMILQNSVIKTKVNALIRNAEITETIYKDGLCQVSMELKLDGRIWYRILSGARG